The Chloroflexota bacterium genome window below encodes:
- a CDS encoding DUF2652 domain-containing protein — MTTGTSLERVCLLLADLSGYTAYLANSEPDHAAALAGDLVETVVRQLRPTFRLAKLEGDAAFLVAPLDRLDGPMLLDAIDAAYDAFRRRMQSVTGATTCDCDSCSRVPDLDLKFAVHAGSVVRHRVAGREELAGTDAIIAHRLLKAASPGAAGFARYALLTGALVEALGLDAEALGLVSATEQFEHLGEVPVHLLDLDHRTATQGRPWAPPRRAALAEAELRLDAMPMAVWEQLTSPRLRPGWEGIERVEEATVAGRRGVGTMNACVADRLASVEEILEWRPFEAFVRRASVPGVGRLAVRYELTREEDATRLLGRWYGPASAAALAAGQRSNLDRLADALEVNDADR, encoded by the coding sequence ATGACGACCGGCACCTCCCTGGAGCGGGTCTGCCTCCTGCTCGCCGACCTCTCCGGATACACCGCCTACCTCGCCAACTCGGAACCCGACCACGCGGCGGCGCTTGCCGGGGACCTGGTCGAGACCGTGGTGCGACAGCTGCGCCCCACCTTCCGGCTTGCCAAGCTGGAGGGGGACGCGGCCTTCCTCGTCGCACCCCTCGACCGCCTGGATGGGCCGATGCTGCTCGACGCCATCGACGCGGCCTACGACGCCTTCCGTCGGCGGATGCAGAGCGTAACCGGAGCGACCACCTGCGATTGCGATTCCTGCAGTCGGGTACCCGACCTCGATCTCAAGTTCGCGGTGCACGCCGGGAGCGTTGTGAGGCACCGCGTCGCCGGGCGCGAGGAGTTGGCCGGCACCGATGCGATCATCGCCCATCGCCTCCTGAAGGCTGCGTCGCCGGGCGCGGCGGGCTTCGCCCGCTATGCCCTGCTGACCGGCGCCCTAGTTGAGGCGCTGGGGCTGGACGCTGAAGCCCTGGGCCTGGTCTCCGCTACCGAGCAGTTTGAGCATCTCGGGGAGGTGCCGGTGCACCTGCTCGACCTGGATCACCGCACGGCCACGCAGGGGCGTCCGTGGGCGCCACCACGGCGCGCCGCATTGGCAGAGGCCGAGCTCCGCCTCGACGCGATGCCCATGGCGGTATGGGAACAGCTCACCTCGCCGCGACTTCGCCCGGGGTGGGAGGGGATCGAGCGAGTCGAGGAGGCCACCGTGGCCGGCCGGCGTGGGGTCGGCACCATGAATGCCTGCGTCGCGGACCGATTGGCGTCGGTCGAGGAGATTCTCGAGTGGCGGCCGTTCGAGGCCTTCGTGCGCCGGGCGAGTGTGCCCGGCGTCGGGCGCCTGGCGGTCCGCTACGAGCTCACCCGCGAAGAGGACGCGACGCGACTTCTGGGTCGTTGGTACGGCCCCGCGTCCGCAGCCGCGCTGGCGGCCGGGCAGCGCTCGAATCTGGACCGCTTGGCGGATGCACTGGAGGTGAATGATGCGGATCGGTGA
- a CDS encoding helix-turn-helix domain-containing protein, with the protein MRDLEVGRLLRMLRIRRGWRLRDVADRTGLSPATIGRTELGSITSVSVVRAHAAVLDIRVEWRVAGRGADVARLLDEEHAAIVETMAASLAEAGWQVEAESSYSEYGERGRIDLLAFDQASRVLAVVEVKTELADLQELFGNLNAKARLAPGVGRRNGWNSSRVMTVPAAASGRRSWLAGRRRVRRKIPA; encoded by the coding sequence GTGCGTGATCTCGAGGTTGGACGACTCCTCCGCATGTTGCGCATCCGTCGTGGCTGGCGCCTTCGGGACGTGGCTGATCGGACCGGCCTCTCGCCGGCGACGATCGGCCGCACTGAGCTGGGCTCGATCACGTCGGTATCCGTCGTTCGTGCGCATGCCGCTGTCCTGGACATTCGGGTCGAGTGGCGCGTTGCGGGACGAGGCGCTGACGTGGCGCGCTTGCTGGACGAGGAGCACGCGGCGATCGTCGAGACCATGGCCGCTTCGCTGGCCGAGGCTGGTTGGCAGGTGGAGGCCGAGTCGAGCTACAGCGAGTACGGCGAGCGCGGGCGGATCGACCTGCTCGCGTTTGACCAGGCGAGCCGCGTCTTGGCAGTCGTCGAGGTGAAGACCGAGCTTGCCGACCTGCAGGAGCTGTTCGGCAACCTCAATGCGAAGGCTCGGCTGGCACCCGGGGTCGGCCGGCGCAATGGTTGGAACTCATCTCGGGTGATGACGGTTCCAGCGGCTGCGTCCGGCCGGCGCTCCTGGCTGGCGGGGCGCCGGAGGGTGCGCCGCAAGATTCCCGCTTGA
- the serA gene encoding phosphoglycerate dehydrogenase, translated as MSRILVAEPVAQAGLEILAAAHETSVRLNLPRAALLEALAEEGGWDALVVRSQTRVDAELLATAAPRLSVVGVASVGTDRVDVAAATRGGVMVVNAPTGNTIAAAEHTLALMLALLRQIPGADASVRRGEWERARFIGAELRHRTLGIIGLGKIGKEVARRAAAFEMRVLAHDPFMTAEQADENAARLVGLPELLVRADVITVHVPLTAQTRGLIGEAQIGAMKPGAVLLNVARGGLVDESALARALRDGRLGGAAIDVFSTEPMAADNPLRDAPNTILTPHLGASTSEAQGRVGVEMAEQLLLALSGVTPPYALNAPSVAREVAPQLHPYVELGRRLAILARQLAPAGFDAVTLTYAGEISAWDGGPIRTAVLAGLLETITDQRVNAVNADVVARERGLTVSERRSDEAERFASLVSLEVGEGAARVALAGSTAHGRPHLAGLDGFAIDAELAGTILVTRHRDQPGIVGAVGSALAAAGVNISSLELSRLSAAGEAMMFVAVDEPIPDGVLDGLRAVPGMVEARVVQLPSPSV; from the coding sequence ATGTCCCGCATCCTGGTCGCCGAACCGGTCGCCCAGGCCGGGCTCGAGATCCTCGCCGCTGCCCACGAGACGTCGGTCCGCCTGAACCTGCCGCGCGCTGCTCTGCTGGAGGCGCTGGCCGAGGAGGGGGGCTGGGACGCACTGGTGGTGCGCTCGCAGACGCGGGTCGACGCCGAGCTGCTGGCCACGGCGGCTCCACGCCTGAGCGTGGTCGGCGTCGCCAGCGTGGGTACCGACCGCGTCGACGTGGCCGCCGCGACCCGGGGCGGGGTGATGGTCGTAAACGCGCCCACCGGGAACACCATCGCGGCGGCCGAGCACACGCTGGCGCTGATGCTGGCCCTGCTGCGCCAGATCCCCGGCGCCGACGCGTCGGTGCGCCGCGGGGAATGGGAGCGGGCACGCTTCATCGGCGCCGAGCTGAGGCATCGGACGCTCGGGATCATCGGCCTGGGGAAGATCGGCAAGGAGGTGGCGCGAAGAGCAGCCGCCTTCGAGATGCGGGTGCTGGCCCACGATCCGTTCATGACCGCGGAGCAGGCCGACGAGAACGCCGCGAGGTTGGTCGGCCTGCCCGAGCTGCTGGTGCGGGCAGACGTGATCACCGTTCATGTCCCGCTGACCGCACAGACGCGCGGGCTCATCGGCGAGGCGCAGATCGGCGCCATGAAGCCTGGTGCGGTCCTCCTCAACGTGGCGCGCGGCGGCCTCGTCGACGAATCGGCCCTGGCGCGGGCGCTGCGGGATGGACGGCTGGGCGGAGCGGCGATCGACGTCTTCTCGACTGAGCCGATGGCGGCCGACAATCCGCTCCGCGATGCGCCAAACACGATCCTCACCCCGCACCTCGGGGCGTCGACCTCGGAGGCGCAGGGTCGGGTTGGCGTCGAGATGGCGGAGCAGCTGCTGCTGGCCCTGTCAGGCGTGACGCCGCCGTATGCGCTGAACGCTCCGTCGGTGGCTCGCGAAGTCGCGCCCCAGCTGCACCCGTACGTCGAACTCGGCCGGCGGCTGGCCATCCTGGCGCGGCAGCTCGCCCCGGCCGGGTTCGACGCGGTGACGCTCACCTACGCCGGCGAGATATCCGCCTGGGACGGGGGTCCGATCCGGACCGCTGTGCTGGCGGGCCTGCTCGAGACCATCACCGATCAGCGCGTCAATGCGGTCAATGCCGATGTGGTGGCGCGGGAGCGTGGCCTGACCGTCTCCGAGCGGCGCAGCGATGAGGCCGAACGGTTCGCCTCGCTCGTCAGCCTCGAGGTGGGGGAAGGTGCCGCTCGCGTCGCGCTGGCGGGCTCCACGGCCCACGGCCGGCCGCACCTGGCTGGCCTGGATGGCTTCGCCATCGACGCCGAGCTGGCCGGAACGATCCTGGTCACCCGCCATCGCGACCAGCCTGGGATCGTGGGAGCGGTTGGCAGCGCGCTGGCCGCCGCAGGGGTCAACATCAGCTCGCTCGAGCTCTCGCGCCTCTCGGCCGCGGGCGAGGCGATGATGTTCGTGGCGGTCGACGAGCCCATCCCGGACGGCGTCCTGGACGGATTGCGCGCCGTTCCCGGGATGGTCGAAGCGCGGGTGGTGCAGCTGCCGTCGCCGTCCGTCTGA
- a CDS encoding MerR family transcriptional regulator, translating into MMRIGELARELGVRTDTLRFYEREGWLPRPERADNGYRTYRAEDVEHLRLLLNLRRIDLPLEEAAQLASWCHAGHCEATSSNLPALITARRSDVRARIDELRRLDERLAELQGHLASGNELTVIGPSAPCCSAAAAVFDAVEGTCRCCVVSEA; encoded by the coding sequence ATGATGCGGATCGGTGAGCTCGCACGGGAGCTGGGGGTGCGCACCGATACGCTGCGCTTCTACGAGCGCGAGGGGTGGCTGCCACGGCCGGAACGGGCTGACAATGGGTACCGCACCTACCGGGCCGAGGACGTGGAGCACCTGCGCCTGCTCCTCAACCTCCGGCGCATCGACCTGCCGCTCGAGGAGGCTGCGCAGCTCGCGTCGTGGTGCCACGCTGGGCATTGCGAGGCTACCTCGTCGAACCTCCCGGCGTTGATCACGGCGCGCCGATCCGATGTCCGCGCCCGAATCGATGAGCTCCGTCGACTGGACGAGCGCCTGGCCGAGTTGCAGGGCCACCTCGCCAGCGGAAATGAGCTGACGGTGATCGGCCCATCGGCGCCGTGCTGCTCCGCCGCGGCCGCGGTCTTCGATGCCGTTGAAGGCACCTGCCGGTGCTGCGTCGTATCTGAGGCCTGA